One Gadus morhua chromosome 1, gadMor3.0, whole genome shotgun sequence DNA segment encodes these proteins:
- the rpl32 gene encoding large ribosomal subunit protein eL32, translated as MAALRPLQKPKIVKKRTKKFIRHQSDRYVKIAKNWRKPRGIDNRVRRRFKGQMLMPNIGYGSNNKTKYMLPSGFKKFLVHNIKELEVLMMSNKTHCAEIAHNVSSKNRKLIVERAAQLAIKITNPNARLRSEENE; from the exons ATGGCAGCCCTGAGACCACTCCAAAAACCTAAGATCGTCAAGAAGCGGACCAAGAAGTTCATCCGCCACCAGTCTGACCGATATGTCAAGATCGCG AAAAACTGGCGTAAACCCAGGGGTATTGACAACAGGGTCCGCAGGCGGTTCAAGGGTCAGATGCTGATGCCAAACATTGGTTATGGTAGCAACAACAAGACGAAATACATGCTGCCAAGTGGCTTCAAGAAGTTCCTTGTGCACAACATCAAGGAGCTTGAAGTTCTGATGATGAGCAACAA GACACACTGTGCCGAGATCGCCCATAACGTCTCATCCAAGAACAGGAAGCTGATTGTGGAGAGGGCAGCTCAGCTGGCCATCAAGATCACAAACCCCAACGCAAGGCTGCGCAGCGAGGAGAACGAATGA